In Candidatus Poribacteria bacterium, the genomic stretch GTTGACAATGTACAATCGCCATGCACCCGACGCTGAATGCACCTCTGTGTTGACTGATGATGAATGGAAAGCACTTTAGTGTATAACTCATAAGACAACCGCTTTGCCAAACAAATTACCCACCGTTTGTCAAGTCACCGTTTGGATTGCAAAACTCGGTGGCTTTTTAGCACGAAAATCTGACCGACCACCGGGGGTGACTGTCATCTGGCGAGGGTGGCAACGGTTGAATGATATTTCCGACGCATTTACCCTGCTACACAGCACCTGACCCAACCAATTAACACTGATGAAAAAACCACCCACAGACTTATGGGTAATAGTAAGGGTCTATCGGGGGGTGCCCCTACGAATCCTGCTGGCATTTGGAGGCCTACTCAAAAATCTGAAATTCACCGTTTTCGACAATCTGTACAATCGGATCATAAACCGCATCCCCGACGGCATTAAAAGAAAACGCCCCTAGAACAGTGTCAAAATTTTTGGTGTTCACTAGTGCATCTCGAATCGCAGTTGGATCAGTAGATTGGGCTTCCGCGATCGCTGCAACGACGATATAGACAGCAGCGTACGATTGCGCGGTCCAAGCGTTCGGCTCACTCGCATACGCTGCTCGGTACTTCTGGACGAAGGCTTGATTTCCCGGTGTATCAGCCGTATTTATCCAACCTGCAAAGGAGATTGTACCTTCAGCGGCAGCTCCTGCGTTTTCCACATCGTTTATCAGGCTAGTGATAAAGGGAACGGTGGTAGGAATCCCAAGCTGGCGTCCTTGAATCAAAATCCCAGTCTGCTCCGGAAGTTGAGCCGCGATAAAGATGGTTTCGGGATTTGCCGCTTTTATCCGAGTCAATTGATCAGAAAAATCGATATTGTCGTTTTGGGGGATTCCTGTGCTTTGGAAGGTTTCCGTGGTCAGAATTTCGACACCGATCTCAGTAAGCGCGTCCCTGAACTTTTCATAGCTATCTATGGAGTAAGAATCAGTTTCATCATATATGATTGCTACCCGTTGATAACCGAGTTTCGCGTGTGTTGCCCTGACACCACCGGGGAGCAGGATATCTGTAGTGAGTCCGGCGCGGAAGATAAAATCGCCAAGTGCACTTAGACCTGTGGCATTTGAAGAGGAGCTGAAAGCCACAACCTCGTTCTGTGCCGCAATTGGAAACGCCGCTTCCGCTTGACCTGAAGTTGTGGGGCCAAAGATAACAGGCACGCCTGCTTGAATCAGTTCATTATACGCTTCAACGGCACCCTCAATGGTGCTCTGATCGTCCACGTCGATGAACTTGAGGCTTAGATCGCCGAGTTGTGAGTTATTTATCTCCTCAAGAGCCAGTTCAAAGCCACGTCGTATCGGTAGGGCAAAATCGGCAAGCCGTCCGGTCGCAGGATAGACCAGACCGATGGGAATCTCTACGCTCACATCTTCCCTATCAGGTGGAGTGGGGAGGAGAAGTTGCTGAACTTGGTCACAGGCGGAAACTCCTACAATCAGTGCGACAATCGTCAAGACAAACGCAAATTTGGCAACTCTACTTCTATTCAATTTGAATCTCCTTATTTTTTGTTTCTTGGGTTATACTTTATCTAACTCCACTTTAGCCCTAAAACCGCGTCTTTTAAGGCGGGGATACAGGGACGCTTTAGCATAGTTTTTTCAAGACTTTNNNNNNNNNNNNNNNNNNNNNNNNNNNNNNNNNNNNNNNNNNNNNNNNNNNNNNNNNNNNNNNNNNNNNNNNNNNNNNNNNNNNNNNNNNNNNNNNNNNNNNNNNNNNNNNNNNNNNNNNNNNNNNNNNNNNNNNNNNNNNNNNNNNNNNNNNNNNNNNNNNNNNNNNNNNNNNNNNNNNNNNNNNNNNNNNNNNNNNNNNNNNNNNNNNNNNNNNNNNNNNNNNNNNNNNNNNNNNNNNNNNNNNNNNNNNNNNNNNNNNNNNNNNNNNNNNNNNNNNNNNNNNNNNNNNNNNNNNNNNNNNNNNNNNNNNNNNNNNNNNNNNNNNNNNNNNNNNNNNNNNNNNNNNNNNNNNNNNNNNNNNNNNNNNNNNNNNNNNNNNNNNNNNNNNNNNNNNNNNNNNNNNNNNNNNNNNNNAATCCCCGTTCTTTAGAGCGGGGAGCGGTCAATGTCTTACTCTGCTTCTGTTAAGGGTTACTCGAAGATTTCTAATTGACCATTTACCACAATCAATATCTTCGGATCGTAAATGGCGTCTCCAACCGCGTTAAAAGAGAATTTTCCAAAAACGGTGTCGAAATCTGTGATATTTGCCAACGCGTCTCGAATTGCGGTTGAATCAGTGGATTGAGCATTGGCAATTGCTTCAGCCAGAATATGGAGAGCGGCATACGACCGTGCTGCGTAGTTGTCCGGCTCCACTCCGTATTTCGCGCTATAATTCTGGACGAAAGCGTGATTTCCCGGTGTGTCAGCAGTGCTTGCCCAACCAACAAAAGTAATCGCCCCCTCGGCAGCCTCACCCGCAGCGTGCACATCGGCTATGGTCAACGTGCGCATAACAAACGGCACCGAGTAGGGGATACCGACTTGGCGACCTTGCATCAGGATCCCGGGCTTTTCCGGCGATAAAGAGGAGATAAAGATAATATCGGGATTTGCATCCCTAATCCGAGTTAATTGGTCGGAAAAGTCGGTATTGCCACCTTGGAAAGTTTCTGTGATCAACACTTCAACACCGTTCGCAGCGAATGCTTCCCTCACCGCCTGATCACTATCCGTGGAAAAGACATCGTTTTCATCATACATTGTTGCTGCTTTTTTATAGCCGAGTTTTGCAGAAGTTGTCTCAATACCGATCGGAATCAGCAGATCTGTGGTAAGCGCAGCACGAAAGACAAAATCGCCAATCGCGCTCAGGCCACGGGCGGCGGAGGTGGGGCTAAATGCCACGACCCGATTTTCTTGCGCTATTGGAAACACCGCCTCGGTTGCACTTGAGGTGGCGGGTCCGAGGATAACAGGTACGCCATCTTGATGAATCAATTTATTGTAGGCTTCGACGGCACCTTCAACGGTGCTCTGGTCGTCTTCAATGATGAACTTAATACTCCTACCACCGGGTTGTGAATTGTTAATATCTTCAAGGGCAAGTTCAAAGCCATTGCCTATTGATCTGCCAAATGTGGAAGCGAATCGCCCTGTGATAGATAAGACGACGCCGACGGGAAGCTCTCCACTGAGCCCTTCCATCTGAGGTGGAGCAGGGACCAAAAGTTGCTGGATTTGGTCACAGGCGGAAAATCCCACAATTACAAGGGCAACCGCCAGTACAAACGTAAATGTTGTGATTTTTCTAATATTCATCTTAAATTTCCTTGTTTTGAAATGAAAAAATCAGGTGAGGGATAATCTAGGGAAACCTGCCCCCAAACCTGATTTGTTGGAGATTGATACTTGGAAAAGGTTATTGAGAAGTTTCTTTATCCCTAAAACCCAAATCGTAGAGAACAACGATTGTCGTACCCTACAGGATACAGAGTTTAATTCTGTTCGGATTACTCAAAGACTGCAAATTCCCCATCTTTGACAATCAGTATTTGTGGGTCATAAACCGCATCCCCGACCGCGCCAAAAGAGAACTGACCTAAAATGGTATCCATATTCATGGTGTTCGCCAATGCGTCCCGAATCGCTGCTGAATCGGTGGATTGCGCCGCTGCTATTGCCGCAGCGAGAATATGGAGTGTCGCATACGACTGCGCCGCCCAAGCGTTTGGTGCCATCCCATATTTCTCGGTATAGGTCTGGATGAAGGCTGCGTTTCCTGGAGTCGCCGCAAGGCTAGACCAACCTGTAAAAGTAATCACACCCTCCGCGGTAGCACCCGCAGCTTGCACCTGTTCTATTGCTATTTCGGGTAGGATAAAAGGAACGGAAT encodes the following:
- a CDS encoding ABC transporter substrate-binding protein; the encoded protein is MNRSRVAKFAFVLTIVALIVGVSACDQVQQLLLPTPPDREDVSVEIPIGLVYPATGRLADFALPIRRGFELALEEINNSQLGDLSLKFIDVDDQSTIEGAVEAYNELIQAGVPVIFGPTTSGQAEAAFPIAAQNEVVAFSSSSNATGLSALGDFIFRAGLTTDILLPGGVRATHAKLGYQRVAIIYDETDSYSIDSYEKFRDALTEIGVEILTTETFQSTGIPQNDNIDFSDQLTRIKAANPETIFIAAQLPEQTGILIQGRQLGIPTTVPFITSLINDVENAGAAAEGTISFAGWINTADTPGNQAFVQKYRAAYASEPNAWTAQSYAAVYIVVAAIAEAQSTDPTAIRDALVNTKNFDTVLGAFSFNAVGDAVYDPIVQIVENGEFQIFE
- a CDS encoding ABC transporter substrate-binding protein, whose amino-acid sequence is MNIRKITTFTFVLAVALVIVGFSACDQIQQLLVPAPPQMEGLSGELPVGVVLSITGRFASTFGRSIGNGFELALEDINNSQPGGRSIKFIIEDDQSTVEGAVEAYNKLIHQDGVPVILGPATSSATEAVFPIAQENRVVAFSPTSAARGLSAIGDFVFRAALTTDLLIPIGIETTSAKLGYKKAATMYDENDVFSTDSDQAVREAFAANGVEVLITETFQGGNTDFSDQLTRIRDANPDIIFISSLSPEKPGILMQGRQVGIPYSVPFVMRTLTIADVHAAGEAAEGAITFVGWASTADTPGNHAFVQNYSAKYGVEPDNYAARSYAALHILAEAIANAQSTDSTAIRDALANITDFDTVFGKFSFNAVGDAIYDPKILIVVNGQLEIFE
- a CDS encoding ABC transporter substrate-binding protein, which translates into the protein MSTRNAEKEVQLFDESDLYSTSSYGGFIAALAENGVEVVTTETFQSGDTDFSTQLTRIMEANPEAIFVATLPPEMSLILSQGRELGIPDSVPFILPEIAIEQVQAAGATAEGVITFTGWSSLAATPGNAAFIQTYTEKYGMAPNAWAAQSYATLHILAAAIAAAQSTDSAAIRDALANTMNMDTILGQFSFGAVGDAVYDPQILIVKDGEFAVFE